gaaaatgtagaaaattgaagataaaaaataaaaatagtttaatGTATACACCACGACCTTCCAACATATTCGTCCAAATGGAcggtgattaaaaataaaaaaaattaatagttgaATCTTTGTGCAGCGAAGCTTGCACCAAATTTATCTCACTGTACCAGAGAAGACCGGACCTACTCAGCTCATGGAAGCCAGGTGTCAGCGATCGACGCGTCAGATCATCGACAGGGTCCGACATGTCAATCGATGAACCCACGGACAACACAACTGGGTCCCACTACGAACACCACCCAGCCGGTGAAGACCAACTACAACAACGTACGTACCACCTTAACCAATCGCTGGCCTCCACTTATCAACAGCCCAAGGCCCTTGCCGCCGCCTTCCCCGCCCGACCCGACCTCAACGAGAAAAAGGAACTCAGGGACGAACCGAACCAGCCAGAGCCCGATGCGCGGAACGACAAGAAAGAGGAGGCTCCGACCGAGTCTTCTTCCATTGCGGGGAGTCAACCCGCTAGGCGGCTCAGCGTGCAGGACCGCATCAACCTCTTCGAGAACAAGCAGAAAGAGAATTCGGGTGGCAAACCCATCGTGGGGAAGCCTGTGGAGCTGCGGAGGCTCTCGTCCGACATTTCGTCTGGGCCTGCGGTGGCAGAGAAGGCTGTTTTGAGAAGATGGAGCGGCGCGAGCGACATGAGCATTGACTTGAGTGCGGAGAAGAAGGATGTAGAGAGCCCTTTGTGTACGCCATCGTATGCTTCTTCTGTTTCTCATTCGCAGGATAAgtcgaataatattttttctggtGCATTCGACGATAAGCACCGGAAGGGTTTGAACAACACTCAGTGCTCGTCTAAGGTTGATTTAAAGAGTGGTTCTGATAGAGATGATGATGTTGGTTTGAGAGATCAAACTGAAGTCCACGGCTTGGTTAGTGGGATTTCGGATAAAGAGGAAGAGGTGGGATCAAAGGTGCGGACAAATTGGAAGGATCAAGCACGATCTCAAGACCAATTCAGAACTCTTACCGGTAGAGCAGAGCCTGCTGAGGTGAATGACCCAGTGGTTTCCAAGGAGAAGTTAAAAGTTTCTTTGGGTCACGAAGAGAGTGTTGGTGGGGTTAAAGGTCAAGCGGTTATTGAGGCTCAGCCGAGAGGCCTTTCTACCCGGACTGAGGTTTTTGGAACGAAGAATCAGGTTGTAACTTTTGCAAACAAGCCAGGGGATGGCACATATGATGGTGGATTTGTCAGTAGAGCGGAAGATTCTGAATTGGGAGATCAGGCGGTGTCTCTGTCACGTTCTAGGGGTTCTCAGAGTCATTCCCGCTCTTTTTCAGTACAGGTTGACGGTGGTAGTGGGCTAAAACTCAAGGAAACTCCATTGGCTCAGCCCAAAGGACTGGAGAGTGATCAGTTGGATCCTCAGCCCAAGTGGAGATCTTATACAGGAGAAGTTGAGGAGATTGGTAAGAAAGAATTGCGGTTATCAGATACGAGACAAACCAAAGTGGAAGATTCTGGAGTCCAGAGCATGAAGATTCAGAAACCATTTTCTTCTGGTCGTGAGCCGATTAAGAAAACTCAGGGTAGGAAGGATGAAATTGGTCTTGCTCATGAAAACAGCAACTTGGATTATTCTGGTAAAAAAGTTTCAGATACGAGAGAGAGTTTTTCTACAACTTCAACAATGCCATTGGAGAAAGATCAGAGAGTTAGGCAGTCTAAGGGAAATCAGGAGCTCAATGATGAACTGAAAATGAAGGCTAATGAGCTTGAAAAGCTTTTTGCAGAGCACAAGCTTCGGGTTCCTGGGGATCAGTCTAGTTCTGCACGGAGAAACAAGCTTGATGACAAACAGATGGAGCAGGCAGCAAGTTTGCAGTACAGAAAACGGGCAGCAGCAGAGATTACTCCTATGCAATTGCCGAACAAAAACTCGGTCATTGAGGAAGCTGGGAGTACCAATCAAATGGCAAAGTTCAATACTCCTAGTCCGCTGAAGAAGGTGGTAGATAATCAGGATTATGGCAATACACTTGGGAAGAATTTTTCTGAAACTATTATTACAGAAGATTCCAGAGGAAAATCCTATGAGAGGTACATGCAGAAAAGAGATGCTAAACTGAGGGAAGATTGGAATTCTAAAAGATCAGAAAAGGAAGCCAAGATGAAGTCTATGCAGGATAACCTGGAGTGGAGCAGAGCTGAGATGAAGGCCAAGTTTTCTGCCTCTGCCGAGAAACAAGATTCATTTACTAATGCTAGTCGGCGTGCAGAGAAACTCAGATCTTTGAATTTTCGATCAAATATGAAAAGGGAGCAGGTACTCTTAttgtagttatgtttttatgaagTTAGCAACAAACCTGACTAccagtagaattttttttactgtATTTTTGGTATCCTAAAGCCATATTTTGATTCTTAATTTGTTCTCTTGACCAATCAGATaagattttcctttttatagCACCCAATAAATTCTTTTCAAATTGAAGATGACGAGGACCTTTCTAAAGTTCCTGGGCTGAAACTTTATGGACAGGACAAAATTTTCAATGAGTCATCTGTTGGGGATGTTGCATCCAGAAGTGCTCAAACAAAGAAGCTTTTGCCTAATAGAAACTTGTCTTCGTCTACCCCCCGCACCACATCCAATTCAGTTCCACGGTCATCATCCAAAATTTCTAATACCAGTTTTGGGAAGCGAAGGATGCAATCAGAAAATCCTCTTGCGCAGTCAGTTCCGAACTTCTCGGATTTTAGGAAAGAAAACACAAAGCCTTCTTCTGGAGTCAGCAAAACAACCACCCGCCCACAGGCTAGAAACTTTGGCCGCAGCAAGAGTACCAATGAAGATGTACCAAATGCCAAGGAAGAGAAGCCACGTCGGTCCCAGACCTTGAGAAAAAGCTTTGGTAATCCAGTAGAGTTTAAGGATTTGTCCCCCCTGAACTCTGACAACTCTGTTTTGGCTCCACTAAAATTTGATAGAGAGCAGATTGAACATAGCTCGTATGAGAAATCTCCAAAGAATGCTGATTCAAAGCCTTTTCTCAGGAAGGGTAATGGCATAGGTCCTGGTGTTGGAGCTAGTTTTGCCAAGTTGAAAGCTTCAGTGCCAtctgaaagtttggaaaatgatGAAGAGTTTGAGGAATCAGTCTTTGAGGCAGAAGATTCTGTGGATATGGCcaaggaggaagaagaggaagagcttGAAACCATTCAGGTTAAAGATCATGCTGGCATGGATAATGGAAAAACAAGACTGAGCCAGGAATCTGACAATTCAACTAATTCTGAGTCTGAAATTGATGATTCCGTGAGATCTCTTTCTCAGGTGGATCCTACTTCTGTCGCTGAACTGCCTGCTACGGAGCCTTCAACTTTTCATGGTGTGCGGTCCTTGCAGGCTTCGCCAGGTGGAAGCCCTGTCTCATGGAACTCACGCTTGAATCATCCATTTTCATTTCCACATGAAACGTCTGATATTGATGCTTCTGTCGATTCTCCAATTGGGAGTCCTGCCTCCTGGAATTCACATAGTCTTACCCAATCTGAGGCTGATGCAGCTCGAATGCGAAAGAAATGGGGAACTGCTCAGAAGCCTATTGTTGTTGCTAATTCATCCCACAATCAGTCTCGTAAAGATGTGACGAAAGGGTTCAAAAGGTTATTGAAATTTGGGAGGAAAAGTCGTGGGACTGAGAGTTTGGTTGACTGGATCTCTGCGACAACTtcagaaggagatgatgatgcAGAAGATGGGCGGGATGCAGCCAATCGGTCCTCAGAAGACTTGAGGAAGTCAAGAATGGGATTCTCACAGGGCCATCCTTCTGATGACAGCTTCATTGAGAGTGAATTCAATGAACAGGGTAACCTATGttcttttttgttgtttctcattgTATTCTTTTGGGAATTTTTTGTTGATAACATGCCCGCTTATATGGTATTAAGTTTCAATTGGTACTCTGTTAAATGATACCTGCCTCATGCAACTGCTTCCAACTTTTAGTTTATCGTCCGCATCTTGCAAATGATTGAGACTCTTTAGTTTCATTTTTCAGTTCAAGCCTTGCAAAGCTCTATCCCAGTACCTCCGTCAAACTTCAAACTTAGGGATGACCATATGTCTGGAAGCTCCTTAAAAGGTACGGTCAATCAGCAATAGTCTTGTTTTATaccatttatcatatttttcttaGCAGTAATGTTATCAATGGGATAGGGCTGAAGAAATTGTTTCTGTTAGAGGTGACACATGATCAGAATTATATATCTGAAATGAAATCCTTCCATTTGATTGTCAAAAAAATCGCCGAGAATTTTCCTGACAATGAtactcttttaaattttaatcttacaGCTTCAAGATCGTTTTTCTCGCTCTCAACTTTTCGAAGCAAGGGAAGTGATTCAAAGCTTAGATAAAATTACCTCTGAGAGGATTGACCAGAGGCAGAGCAAATTTGTTGGGTTATCGGAAAGGGTAGGGTGTAAAGGATTATGAGATATGCACAAGCTTGAGGTAAGGACAATACGAATATTTGTAGAAGATCTAGAATGGACCATGTATACCTTCTTTGGATTCATGAGGCCTTCCTCATGGTTTAGTTGGTGATATGATAGCgtgttaaaatattttgtatatgtTACTGAAAGAAGAGTCAcctatttttttgtt
This genomic interval from Carya illinoinensis cultivar Pawnee chromosome 2, C.illinoinensisPawnee_v1, whole genome shotgun sequence contains the following:
- the LOC122300892 gene encoding uncharacterized protein LOC122300892 isoform X1; this translates as MQSDMALDYAVFQLSPKHSRCELFVSSNGNTEKLASGLVKPFVTHLKVAEEQVALAVQTIKLEVENHKHAETWFTKGTLERFVRFVSTPEVLEMVNKFDAEMSQLEAARRIYSQGAGDQQSGALGGDATGATRAADATNRKELLRAIDVRLLAVRQDLTSACTRASAAGFNPDSVSELQHFADQFGAHRLNEACTKFISLYQRRPDLLSSWKPGVSDRRVRSSTGSDMSIDEPTDNTTGSHYEHHPAGEDQLQQRTYHLNQSLASTYQQPKALAAAFPARPDLNEKKELRDEPNQPEPDARNDKKEEAPTESSSIAGSQPARRLSVQDRINLFENKQKENSGGKPIVGKPVELRRLSSDISSGPAVAEKAVLRRWSGASDMSIDLSAEKKDVESPLCTPSYASSVSHSQDKSNNIFSGAFDDKHRKGLNNTQCSSKVDLKSGSDRDDDVGLRDQTEVHGLVSGISDKEEEVGSKVRTNWKDQARSQDQFRTLTGRAEPAEVNDPVVSKEKLKVSLGHEESVGGVKGQAVIEAQPRGLSTRTEVFGTKNQVVTFANKPGDGTYDGGFVSRAEDSELGDQAVSLSRSRGSQSHSRSFSVQVDGGSGLKLKETPLAQPKGLESDQLDPQPKWRSYTGEVEEIGKKELRLSDTRQTKVEDSGVQSMKIQKPFSSGREPIKKTQGRKDEIGLAHENSNLDYSGKKVSDTRESFSTTSTMPLEKDQRVRQSKGNQELNDELKMKANELEKLFAEHKLRVPGDQSSSARRNKLDDKQMEQAASLQYRKRAAAEITPMQLPNKNSVIEEAGSTNQMAKFNTPSPLKKVVDNQDYGNTLGKNFSETIITEDSRGKSYERYMQKRDAKLREDWNSKRSEKEAKMKSMQDNLEWSRAEMKAKFSASAEKQDSFTNASRRAEKLRSLNFRSNMKREQHPINSFQIEDDEDLSKVPGLKLYGQDKIFNESSVGDVASRSAQTKKLLPNRNLSSSTPRTTSNSVPRSSSKISNTSFGKRRMQSENPLAQSVPNFSDFRKENTKPSSGVSKTTTRPQARNFGRSKSTNEDVPNAKEEKPRRSQTLRKSFGNPVEFKDLSPLNSDNSVLAPLKFDREQIEHSSYEKSPKNADSKPFLRKGNGIGPGVGASFAKLKASVPSESLENDEEFEESVFEAEDSVDMAKEEEEEELETIQVKDHAGMDNGKTRLSQESDNSTNSESEIDDSVRSLSQVDPTSVAELPATEPSTFHGVRSLQASPGGSPVSWNSRLNHPFSFPHETSDIDASVDSPIGSPASWNSHSLTQSEADAARMRKKWGTAQKPIVVANSSHNQSRKDVTKGFKRLLKFGRKSRGTESLVDWISATTSEGDDDAEDGRDAANRSSEDLRKSRMGFSQGHPSDDSFIESEFNEQVQALQSSIPVPPSNFKLRDDHMSGSSLKASRSFFSLSTFRSKGSDSKLR
- the LOC122300892 gene encoding uncharacterized protein LOC122300892 isoform X3; this encodes MQSDMALDYAVFQLSPKHSRCELFVSSNGNTEKLASGLVKPFVTHLKVAEEQVALAVQTIKLEVENHKHAETWFTKGTLERFVRFVSTPEVLEMVNKFDAEMSQLEAARRIYSQGAGDQQSGALGGDATGATRAADATNRKELLRAIDVRLLAVRQDLTSACTRASAAGFNPDSVSELQHFADQFGAHRLNEACTKFISLYQRRPDLLSSWKPGVSDRRVRSSTGSDMSIDEPTDNTTGSHYEHHPAGEDQLQQRTYHLNQSLASTYQQPKALAAAFPARPDLNEKKELRDEPNQPEPDARNDKKEEAPTESSSIAGSQPARRLSVQDRINLFENKQKENSGGKPIVGKPVELRRLSSDISSGPAVAEKAVLRRWSGASDMSIDLSAEKKDVESPLCTPSYASSVSHSQDKSNNIFSGAFDDKHRKGLNNTQCSSKVDLKSGSDRDDDVGLRDQTEVHGLVSGISDKEEEVGSKVRTNWKDQARSQDQFRTLTGRAEPAEVNDPVVSKEKLKVSLGHEESVGGVKGQAVIEAQPRGLSTRTEVFGTKNQVVTFANKPGDGTYDGGFVSRAEDSELGDQAVSLSRSRGSQSHSRSFSVQVDGGSGLKLKETPLAQPKGLESDQLDPQPKWRSYTGEVEEIGKKELRLSDTRQTKVEDSGVQSMKIQKPFSSGREPIKKTQGRKDEIGLAHENSNLDYSGKKVSDTRESFSTTSTMPLEKDQRVRQSKGNQELNDELKMKANELEKLFAEHKLRVPGDQSSSARRNKLDDKQMEQAASLQYRKRAAAEITPMQLPNKNSVIEEAGSTNQMAKFNTPSPLKKVVDNQDYGNTLGKNFSETIITEDSRGKSYERYMQKRDAKLREDWNSKRSEKEAKMKSMQDNLEWSRAEMKAKFSASAEKQDSFTNASRRAEKLRSLNFRSNMKREQDKIFNESSVGDVASRSAQTKKLLPNRNLSSSTPRTTSNSVPRSSSKISNTSFGKRRMQSENPLAQSVPNFSDFRKENTKPSSGVSKTTTRPQARNFGRSKSTNEDVPNAKEEKPRRSQTLRKSFGNPVEFKDLSPLNSDNSVLAPLKFDREQIEHSSYEKSPKNADSKPFLRKGNGIGPGVGASFAKLKASVPSESLENDEEFEESVFEAEDSVDMAKEEEEEELETIQVKDHAGMDNGKTRLSQESDNSTNSESEIDDSVRSLSQVDPTSVAELPATEPSTFHGVRSLQASPGGSPVSWNSRLNHPFSFPHETSDIDASVDSPIGSPASWNSHSLTQSEADAARMRKKWGTAQKPIVVANSSHNQSRKDVTKGFKRLLKFGRKSRGTESLVDWISATTSEGDDDAEDGRDAANRSSEDLRKSRMGFSQGHPSDDSFIESEFNEQVQALQSSIPVPPSNFKLRDDHMSGSSLKASRSFFSLSTFRSKGSDSKLR
- the LOC122300892 gene encoding uncharacterized protein LOC122300892 isoform X2, which gives rise to MQSDMALDYAVFQLSPKHSRCELFVSSNGNTEKLASGLVKPFVTHLKVAEEQVALAVQTIKLEVENHKHAETWFTKGTLERFVRFVSTPEVLEMVNKFDAEMSQLEAARRIYSQGAGDQQSGALGGDATGATRAADATKKELLRAIDVRLLAVRQDLTSACTRASAAGFNPDSVSELQHFADQFGAHRLNEACTKFISLYQRRPDLLSSWKPGVSDRRVRSSTGSDMSIDEPTDNTTGSHYEHHPAGEDQLQQRTYHLNQSLASTYQQPKALAAAFPARPDLNEKKELRDEPNQPEPDARNDKKEEAPTESSSIAGSQPARRLSVQDRINLFENKQKENSGGKPIVGKPVELRRLSSDISSGPAVAEKAVLRRWSGASDMSIDLSAEKKDVESPLCTPSYASSVSHSQDKSNNIFSGAFDDKHRKGLNNTQCSSKVDLKSGSDRDDDVGLRDQTEVHGLVSGISDKEEEVGSKVRTNWKDQARSQDQFRTLTGRAEPAEVNDPVVSKEKLKVSLGHEESVGGVKGQAVIEAQPRGLSTRTEVFGTKNQVVTFANKPGDGTYDGGFVSRAEDSELGDQAVSLSRSRGSQSHSRSFSVQVDGGSGLKLKETPLAQPKGLESDQLDPQPKWRSYTGEVEEIGKKELRLSDTRQTKVEDSGVQSMKIQKPFSSGREPIKKTQGRKDEIGLAHENSNLDYSGKKVSDTRESFSTTSTMPLEKDQRVRQSKGNQELNDELKMKANELEKLFAEHKLRVPGDQSSSARRNKLDDKQMEQAASLQYRKRAAAEITPMQLPNKNSVIEEAGSTNQMAKFNTPSPLKKVVDNQDYGNTLGKNFSETIITEDSRGKSYERYMQKRDAKLREDWNSKRSEKEAKMKSMQDNLEWSRAEMKAKFSASAEKQDSFTNASRRAEKLRSLNFRSNMKREQHPINSFQIEDDEDLSKVPGLKLYGQDKIFNESSVGDVASRSAQTKKLLPNRNLSSSTPRTTSNSVPRSSSKISNTSFGKRRMQSENPLAQSVPNFSDFRKENTKPSSGVSKTTTRPQARNFGRSKSTNEDVPNAKEEKPRRSQTLRKSFGNPVEFKDLSPLNSDNSVLAPLKFDREQIEHSSYEKSPKNADSKPFLRKGNGIGPGVGASFAKLKASVPSESLENDEEFEESVFEAEDSVDMAKEEEEEELETIQVKDHAGMDNGKTRLSQESDNSTNSESEIDDSVRSLSQVDPTSVAELPATEPSTFHGVRSLQASPGGSPVSWNSRLNHPFSFPHETSDIDASVDSPIGSPASWNSHSLTQSEADAARMRKKWGTAQKPIVVANSSHNQSRKDVTKGFKRLLKFGRKSRGTESLVDWISATTSEGDDDAEDGRDAANRSSEDLRKSRMGFSQGHPSDDSFIESEFNEQVQALQSSIPVPPSNFKLRDDHMSGSSLKASRSFFSLSTFRSKGSDSKLR